One genomic segment of Pristiophorus japonicus isolate sPriJap1 chromosome 8, sPriJap1.hap1, whole genome shotgun sequence includes these proteins:
- the lrrc52 gene encoding leucine-rich repeat-containing protein 52 produces MGVMLAAECPPKCICEQLKVNCRDKDLKIFPKDLPLNTRLLDVAGNGISEINSLELSLLSDLVHLDCSNNAISEISNLDFLSVVKLVYLDLSHNRLSIIDGMTFESLTNLIVLKLNDNPELKEIESDAFKKNLGLREINLSNNALSYLNTTTLKKLEGLKVIYLAGNPWDCQCTIGQLSEWIFESNDTFPDADKAICTMPKSLAGIPVDKALFKLFKICLTPLDFYDYLFFVIVGFTIFISGVIVASIAGIVMVYFERKKKFTEDEDEMEMTQFQSMRANMRFMNIST; encoded by the exons ATGGGAGTGATGTTGGCTGCTGAATGCCCCCCGAAGTGTATCTGCGAACAACTTAAAGTGAACTGCAGAGACAAAGACCTGAAAATATTTCCAAAAGATCTCCCGCTGAACACCAGGTTACTCGACGTCGCAGGCAACGGCATCAGCGAAATCAATTCCCTCGAACTGAGCCTCCTCAGTGACCTGGTGCACCTGGATTGCAGCAATAATGCAATATCCGAGATTTCAAACCTGGATTTCCTCAGTGTGGTAAAGCTAGTTTACCTGGATCTCAGTCACAACCGCTTGAGCATTATTGATGGGATGACGTTCGAatctttgactaacttgatcgtgcTGAAGCTGAATGACAACCCGGAGCTAAAGGAAATCGAGAGTGACGCCTTTAAAAAAAACTTGGGGCTTCGGGAAATCAATCTCAGCAACAATGCTTTGTCATATTTAAACACCACCACATTAAAGAAGCTTGAAGGTTTGAAAGTCATATATTTGGCCGGGAATCCCTGGGACTGTCAGTGCACAATTGGACAGCTCAGTGAATGGATATTTGAAAGCAATGATACTTTTCCAG ATGCTGATAAGGCTATCTGTACTATGCCAAAATCATTGGCTGGAATCCCTGTCGACAAAGCTTTATTCAAGCTATTCAAGATTTGTCTCACACCCCTGGATTTCTACGACTATTTATTTTTCGTAATAGTTGGTTTTACAATATTTATCAGCGGTGTCATTGTTGCCTCGATTGCAGGTATAGTCATGGTCTACTTTGAACGTAAAAAGAAGTTTACAGAAGACGAAGATGAGATGGAAATGACACAGTTTCAATCCATGAGGGCTAACATGAGATTTATGAACATCAGCACATAA